In Geothermobacter ehrlichii, a genomic segment contains:
- a CDS encoding PaaI family thioesterase: protein MKFTIAGTQNISRDCMVCGVKNPYGLKTRFYETEEKEVIAVFTPQAVHQSYPQVVHGGITAAILDETIGRAIVPHTDAMTFGVTIDLKVNYKKPVPYDVELKAVGRITSYNGRIFEGTGELYLPDGTIAATAEGKYLRRALNKFTSIEFIDEHWFKPKDCPTEITIGGTEKSATED from the coding sequence ATGAAATTCACCATCGCCGGCACCCAGAACATCTCCCGCGACTGCATGGTCTGCGGGGTGAAAAATCCCTACGGGCTGAAAACCCGCTTCTACGAAACCGAAGAGAAGGAAGTGATCGCGGTCTTCACACCGCAGGCCGTGCACCAGAGCTATCCGCAGGTGGTGCACGGCGGCATCACCGCCGCCATCCTGGACGAGACCATCGGCCGGGCCATCGTCCCCCACACTGACGCCATGACCTTCGGTGTCACCATCGACCTGAAGGTGAACTACAAGAAGCCGGTACCCTACGACGTCGAGCTGAAAGCCGTCGGCCGCATCACCAGTTACAACGGCCGCATCTTCGAGGGTACCGGCGAGCTCTACCTGCCCGACGGCACCATCGCCGCCACCGCCGAAGGCAAGTACCTGCGCCGCGCCCTGAACAAGTTCACCAGCATCGAGTTCATCGACGAGCACTGGTTCAAGCCCAAAGACTGCCCGACCGAGATCACCATCGGCGGAACTGAAAAATCAGCCACAGAAGACTAG